A window of the Lepisosteus oculatus isolate fLepOcu1 chromosome 14, fLepOcu1.hap2, whole genome shotgun sequence genome harbors these coding sequences:
- the LOC138242594 gene encoding GTPase IMAP family member 6-like — MRKTLEEEELEKETEEPRLPVKRRNSRDIIPPTMSEVEPRLQPRPSELRLVLLGRTGAGKSAAGNTILGSEEFPSEASSSAVTQESRKRTGQVSGRRVTVVDTPDWLHAGLSEGDRRRDVGLCVNLSAPGPHAFLLVTPLGRSSGEERRTLETVLEIFGERALGHTMVLLTHADELTSRTLEESVHTGSRELQWLVEKCGNRYHALNNKDRGSTQVTELLEKIEELVAGNKGSYYSTETYQEAESQIRQRQLQILRDREESKQKEEERLREKHQKELQNHLRRMEEEIQTREEKIRALEEQIAELEERLREERDEGRRRELEEECSWVSSPWCSWTVKSALERIELLR; from the exons atgagaaagacactggaggaagaggagctggagaaagagacagaggagcccagactgCCTGTCAAGAGGAGGAACAGTAGAGATATCATCCCTCCCACCA TGAGTGAAGTCGAACCCAGACTCCAGCCCCGCCCCTCTGAGCTGAGACTGGTGCTGCTGGGCAGGACTGGTGCTGGGAAGAGCgcagcaggaaacaccatcctgggctCAGAGGAGTTTCCCTCTGAAGCCAGCAGCTCCGCGGTCACTCAGGAGAGCCGGAAGAGGACAGGACAAGTGTCCGGGAGACGGGTGACTGTGGTGGACACTCCAGACTGGCTCCACGCCGGACTGTCTGAGGGGGACAGGAGACGGGATGTGGGGCTCTGTGTTAACCTGTCTGCCCCGGGACCCCACGCCTTCCTCCTGGTGACCCCGCTGGGCCGATCCtcaggggaggagaggaggacactGGAGACAGTCCTGGAGATATTCGGGGAGAGGGCCCTGGGACACACCATGGTCCTGCTCACCCACGCTGATGAGCTGACCAGCAGGACGCTGGAGGAGTCTGTGCACACAGGCAGCAGGGAGCTCCAGTGGCTGGTGgagaagtgtggaaacaggtatCACGCCCTCAACAACAAGGACAGGGGCagcactcaggtcacagagctgctggagaagatagagGAGCTGGTAGCAGGAAACAAGGGCAGCTACTACAGCACTGAGACGTACCAGGAGGCCGAGTCCCAGATCAGACAGAGGCAACTGCAGatcctgagggacagagaggagagcaaacagaaggaggaggagagactgagggagaAGCACCAGAAGGAGCTGCAGAACCACCTCCGCAGGATGGAGGAGGAGATCCAAACACGAGAGGAGAAGATCAGAGCGCTGGAGGAGCAGATagcagagctggaggagaggctgagggaggagagggatgaggggaggaggagagagctggaggagga